The following nucleotide sequence is from Streptomyces brevispora.
GTTCACGTGACGACACGGGGTGCGGCTGCCGCGTCTAGCCGGGCGGCCACTGGAGGCCGCGGCCGCCCAGGACGTGCGCGTGTGCGTGGAAGACGGTCTGCCCGGCCCCGGAGCCGGTGTTGAAGACGACCCGGTAGCCGGTGTCGGTGATCTTCTCGTCGGCGGCGACGTTCGCGGTCTCGCGCAGGATGTCGGCGAGGATCTGCGGTTCGGCGGCGGCGAGGGACGCGGCGTCCGGGTGGTGGCGGCGGGGGA
It contains:
- a CDS encoding histidine triad nucleotide-binding protein, producing the protein MAGEPQPDCLFCKIVSGDIPATIIRETDTTVAFRDINPQAPTHVLVIPRRHHPDAASLAAAEPQILADILRETANVAADEKITDTGYRVVFNTGSGAGQTVFHAHAHVLGGRGLQWPPG